A portion of the bacterium genome contains these proteins:
- a CDS encoding LPXTG cell wall anchor domain-containing protein: protein PQDPAPADPKPAPQDPATQNTSNSNKKVLPNTGETNSLLGFLGVAITSLGGLISFKRRQ, encoded by the coding sequence CACCACAAGATCCAGCACCCGCTGATCCAAAACCGGCACCACAAGATCCAGCGACTCAAAACACAAGTAATAGTAATAAGAAGGTCCTTCCTAATACCGGCGAGACTAACTCATTGCTTGGCTTTTTAGGCGTTGCTATTACATCACTCGGCGGACTTATTTCATTTAAGCG